The stretch of DNA AACCTTAAACGACAACGTCAAATCGCAGAGCGATGACGTGATTTCTTCTTGGGCGGTCGCGTCGCCGTCGCCGTTGCCCCAGCCGCGCGATTGCCCGCAGGCTTCGCGCCGCCACTCCCACTCGACTTCGCCTTGTTACGCGACGGACGCCGCGGCTTGCCGGTCGACTCGAGCTTGATCGGTCCCTTAGGCTTACCCTGAGAGCCGCCGCTGCGACCGCCACGGCCGCCCGACTTCTTCCTCGTTGTGCCGTGGGAAATCGGCTCCGTCGGCTCGAAGCCATCCAGCGTTGGCTCAATCCGGATCGAGACTTTCATCAGCCGCTCGATCTGCCGCAACAAGCCACGCTCGTCACCGGCGCAGAACGAGAACGCAATGCCTTCGGCGCCCGCTCGGGCCGTGCGGCCGATGCGGTGCACGTACGTCTCGGGCACTTCGGGCAGGTCGTAGTTGACGATGTGCGTCACCTCGCGGATATCGAGGCCACGGGCGGCGATATCCGTCGCCACCAGCACCGGCGGGTTCTTCCCCTTGAAACGCTCCAGCGCCCGATTGCGAGCGCCCTGGCTCTTGTTGCCGTGGATCGCGGCGGCTTCGAGGCCCTTGCGCTCGAGGTGCTTGACGATCTTGTCGGCGCCGTGCTTGGTGCGGCTAAACACCAGCGTCCGCCCCCGCGCCGTCTCATGCAGCAGCTGCGTCAACAGGTCGGGCTTCTGCTTCTGATCGACGAAGTGGACCGACTGCTCGATGCGGTCGGCGGGCGTCGAGACCGGCGTCACTTGGACCGACACGGGATTGTGGAGCCACTCGTTGGCGATCTGGCGGATCGGCTCGGGCATCGTCGCCGAGAACATCAACGTCTGTCGCTCGCGCGGCACGAGCCGCTCGATGCGCTTCAGGTCGGGCAAGAAGCCCATGTCGAGCATCTGGTCCGCCTCGTCGAACACGAGGACCTGGACGTGCTTCAGCTCGACGTAGCCCTGGTTCACGAGGTCCAAGAGCCGCCCCGGCGTGGCGACCAGCACATCGACGCCGTGCCGCAGCGCCTTCACCTGCGGGACCTGGGAGACGCCGCCGTAGATGATCGCGTTGCGTAGGGCCGTGTGCTTGCCGTAGCGGTTGAGGCTGGCCCCGATCTGGGCGGCGAGCTCACGCGTCGGCGCGAGCACGAGGCCGCGGATCGTGCGGGGCTTGGGAGTCGCCCCGTGGCGGTTGCGGCGACGCTCCGGTCGGTTGGGGCGTTCGACGGTCGACTCTTGCTGCTCGGGCTGGGCGGTGTTGGTGTCGCGTTTGGGCGTGGACTGCACCAAGCGGTCCAGCATCGGCAGCGTGAACGCCGCCGTCTTGCCGGTGCCGGTCTGCGCGCAACCGATGAGGTCGCAGCCCGCGAGGATCGAGGGGATGGCCTGCGCCTGGATCGGCGTGGCGACTTCGTAGCCGAGTTCTTTGACGGCGCGGAAGAAAGGTTCGGCGAGGCCGAGGTCAGCAAACTTCATCAAGTGGGTCCTGGAAGGGGTTGCTCGCGCGCATCCACAGCGCAGTAGTGCGCCATGCACGGGGAGCGGTTGCCTAATTGACGGCCATCGGGGCAGGCGTCACGAGACGCCGCCAATCGCTGCTTGCAACGGCTGCAAGCGGCTTTGGCCGCAAGGGGCAAGAGAATCAATCGCGGTCGAGAGCCAGGTACCGGGGGGCCCAATATCCAAAGGATTTGATATCCAGAGGATCTGGTAGGGCCTCTCATGGCAGAGAGGTAAAGCCCGGGCCGGGTCGCCGCTTTCTTCGAATTTGAATGACCACAACCGGCGCTTTCGGTAGCCCCGCCTAAAAAGGCAGACCCCGAGAAGTGAGTCCGGAAGGTCTCACACCTTGTTCAAGTGAGCAAAGTATACCTCAAAATCGTCCACAAGGACAGACGAGAAAAAGCCACCCCCAGTTTGAGGGGATTGCATATCCATGCACACGCAAATTGAGCGGCTATTGACGAAAGGTTGCTCGCAGAAGGTTCAACTCCGAACACTCTCCTCGGGTTTTTACGCCCGGAGTCGGGACGCAGCGGTGGTGCGGACGGCCTCGCGGCGTGATTGCCGCGATGAAGGTTGCGATTCTTCCCGGGTAAGGAAGACTTCATTAAGCCGACCTCCGGCCTCCGCAACCCGGCCCCACGATGGGGCGTCTCCACGACGAGCACCCGATGACCGTCAGCCCCCGCATCCTTCTGGTTGATGACGAAGAACTGCTGCTACGCTCCCTTGAGCGTGGTCTACGGTGCGAGTTCGATGTCACCACCGCCTGCTCCGCCCCCCACGCCGAGGCCCTGCTCACGGGACGGAACCACTACGACATCGTGGTCACCGACTTGGCGATGCCCGGCATCGGCGGGATCGAGTTCCTAGAGCAGGTGGCGCCTCAACACCCGGACACCTGCTTCATCATTCTTAGCGGCTGGGTCAGCGACGAGGCGCGCGAGCAGGCGGATGCGCTCGGCTGCGTTTACCGAATTCTGAACAAGCCAATCGGCGTTCAGCAGTTGGTGGAGGTGATCCGCGAAGCGGCCAGCGGCCAACAACCCGAACCGTACCCGGCGGCGGCTGGAAGCGCTCACTGAGCCCTACCGCGCGGCATCGTCCAACGCGAAACGGAATCGATCTCTCTCTCGACGCCCGTCCGGCATCCCCTATCTTTAGAGAGCCGGCGTTGCGGGTGTCCCGTCATGAGAACGCCGACGGCGGCCCGGGAACTCGGCCGAATCACCGCCGCCACCGCGAGGCCGATTCGGGCGCCTCGGGGGGATAAGAAAAAGTGGGTGCAGGAGAACTCGAATCTCCGACCTCAGCCTTATCAGGGCTGCGCTCTAACCAACTGAGCTATGCACCCAGATGCCCGGCCGACCCTGGAACGCTTCCAGCGGGCTAGGCGTCGCATGAAAAGTCTCTTCGGCCAAAACCAAGTCGGGCGTGAGTCTCTCAGCGAAGCTCCGCATTCTAGGGCGAAGGCGGCGTCTGTCAAACCGCCCTAAAATTCGACCCGCTCCCGGCCCATTGGTTGACGAGAGTAGATGGGCGGAAGTAGCATCGGTTAAATGGGTTACGTCGAGAGACAACCCTCGGCGGGCCTCCGGCCTGTCATGTCTACGGAACAAGGCAAATATCGATCAGTGCGAGCGTCGCCCACCAAACTGCGTGGAGTCTCCCGGTACGTCACGACGGTGACGGTCGTTTGGGGTCTGTGCATTGCGCAAGCGACGGCGTTGCTGCCCACCAGCCCGCGGGTCTCAGCCCTCGTCGAAGCCGGAGTGAAAACTCTGGAGACGATCCCGTTCGATGGCGGTCAGTACGACCGAATGCTGGGGTCCAAGTGCTTGGTGGGCCTCGCCCTCCACAAGGCGGGCAAAAAGAACAGCCCGCGGATTAAGGAGGCCATCCAAGCCTGCGCGGAACGCGCCGGCGAAGTCTCGCGCGACAACTTCACCTACAGCCAGTGCCTGGCGGTGATTTTCCTATCCGAGGTCGCTCCCAAGACCGAGAAGGCGACCATCCAGCAGTACCTCAACATGTTCACCAAGCGCCAACTGCCCCACGGCGGCTGGGGCTACGTAGGTGAACAAGTTGGCGACACCTCGCAAACCCAGTACGTCGCCCTGGCGATGTGGCAGGCGCATCGCGCGGGAGTCTCCCTCGATGACGACCAAGTGAAAGGCCTGATGTCCTGGCTCAACAAGACCCAGGCCCCCGACGGCGGGTGGGGATACCACGGCGTTGTTCCCGACGGCGGCAAGCGCGAAGCCCAGGCCGGCGTCACCCCAACGCTTACCGCGGCAGCCATGGCGAGCCTCATGATTGGCGCCGACCTCCACGGTCTGCTCAACGCGGGCTCGATGTCGGTGGCCGCCGGGACTGGAAACGGCGGCGAACTGCCGCCCTCCCTGCGGTTTTCGAAGGACCGAGTCAGTTCCGCCAAGCCTCTCAGCCCCTCGGGAGTCGATTGGAAAGAGGTTACGAAGTCGTTCGAGCTCGGCGAACAGTGGATGAACGAGGCGCCCTTCAACTCGGCTGGAGCCTTCCCGTTCTATTACCTCTACGCCTTGGAACGGTACCACTCGTTCAACGAGTTGCGGTCGGGTGAATCGGAACTGGAACCCGAGTGGTACGAGCAGGGCGTCGACTACCTGGAGGGAAGTCAGATCAAGCCGGGCCAATGGAACAATGGCTGTGGCGCCCCGGCCGACACGGCGTTTGCCGTTCTGTTCCTCATGCGCGCGACTCAGAAGAGCCTTCAAGGCGGCATCGGCGAGGGGGCCCTCGTCAGCGGCCGGGGCCTGCCGAAGAACCTCTCGTCCGCGACGCTCAAGCGGGGTCAGGTCGTTGTCGAGATGGACGTCGTGGGCGTCGCCGACTTCCTCTCGATGATGGAGAAAGGGGAGGCCGACCGCCTCGACGCCCTCGCGGCGGACCCGTCCGCCCTGCTTGTCGGCAAGCTCTCGTCTGCCGACGCGGCGAGGTTGTCGCAAGTTCTCCGCGCCGGCGAACCGAACCAGCGGCTCGTCGCCGCCCGCGCGCTGGGGAGCCTCGGCGATCTCGACTTCGCCCCGGTGCTCATGTACGGGCTGACCGATCCCGACCCACGCGTGGCGCTCGCCTCGCGCGACGGACTGCGGGCCATCGCCCGGCGGCCGCGTGGCTTCGGCATGCCTGACGAGTTCAACGACGACCAGCGCTACGCCGAACTCGAACAGTGGAAACGGTGGTATCTCACCCTACGGCCGGAGGCGGTGATCGACCTTGGCCGTTGAGTCGCTTGAATCGCTGCGCCCCGAGCGGGCGGCGTCCGGGCTGCGTGTCAGCGCGTACGACCGCACGAGCAGTTTGCTCATTGCGCTGTTGCTGATGGTCGGCATGACGACCTTCGGCATCGTCGTTATTTTCTTCTCCAGCCGGCTGGAACGCACGCCGCCGGCGATCCCGGTGACGCCGGTATCCCCGTTCAACGACAGCGCCGCCAACAACCCGCAGGCGAACAATCTCTTGCCGGGCGTCGAGAACGCCCCAGAGATACTCGAGAAGAACCTCGAATCGCTTCTCGATCAGCTCTCGATCGCCGCCACGAGCGACGAGGTCCTCATGGCCGAGGACATGACGACCGAGAACGACCAGAACGCCGGCGCCTCGAAGGGCGACCCCCGCGGCACGGGCGTCTCTGGCAACGGGATGGGGATGGGTCGCGAACCCCGCCGAGAGATCCGCTTCGAGCCCGAATCGTTCGATCAGTACGCGAAGTGGTTCGACGAGGTCGGCCTCGAGGTCGCGGTTCTCGGCGCCGACAACGTCGTCTATTACGCATCCAAGGTCAGCACGCCCAACCCCGTTGTCCGAACCGGCGACCCCTCCGAAGACTCCCGGCTATACTTCAATTCCGCAGGGGGGCCGCTCTACCCGCTCGATCGCCGCCTCGCCGAGAAGGCCGGCATCCTCAAGCACGGCCAGTTGATCCTCGAGTTCTGCTCGCCCGCCCTGCAAAACAAGCTGCTCGCCCTGGAGAAAGAAGCCGCGGGCGACCGTCCCACAGGGGACATCGCCTTGACCGTGTTCAAGGTCGTGAAACGCGGGTCCGGTTACGACTTCGAGGTCGCTGAGCAAAGGCTGTACTTCTAACCCCAACGCGGGCGTTCTCAAGCAGACGCCCCGCTACAACGCGTCGCTGACAAACTAAAAGAACGAGCATGAAATTCGAGCTGCTCTTCAAGATCGTTGAGTACATCACCTTCATCGGGCTGGGGGGGATCGCCATTTGGGGCGTGTTCAATCTGATCCTGGTGTGGCGGCGCGTCGCGATGGTGCGCTTCCGTGACGAGGAAGAACTCGACGCCTTCATCGAGGCGATCGACGAGCCCGTCACCGCTAAGAGGTACGACGACGCGATCGCCCTCTGCGGCGAGGACCGCCGGGCCATGCCGCAGCTCGCGCTCTACGCGATCATGAACCGTGAGCAGGGCGCCGAGCGCGTCGAGCGGCAACTCGCCGAACGGTTCCAGCTCGACGTGATGTCCGACATCGACTACCGCCTCAGCTGGGTCGCGACCGTCATCAAGAGCGCGCCGATGATCGGCCTGCTGGGCACGGTCGTGGGCATGATGGGCGCCTTCTCCAACCTCAGCTCCGGCACCAAGGTCGACACCGGCCAAATGGCCGAGGACATCATGTTCGCTCTGATCACGACCGCCTGCGGCCTCTCGATCGCGGTGCCGCTGCTCTTGGCCCGTGAAGGCATCAACGTCCAGATCCGCAAGATGGAAGACCTCGTGACCGCGGGCGTCTCGCAGATCCTCGAGGTCTTACGGCTCCGTTAGTCTGCCGTCGCTCACATCCATCCGCCCAACCCCGACCCGCCACTTCCGTCGCCGTGCCGTTCAATCCCGACGCCGCCACGCTCTCTCCTTCACTTCGCCGGGCCAAGCCCGGCGCGGGAGAGGATGAGGTCGATATCACGCCGATGATTGACATCACGTTCCTGCTGTTGATCTTCTTCCTCGTGACCTCGACCCCCGACCAAGAAAGCTCGGTGCGCCTGCCGGAGGCCCTCCACGGCGAAGCGGTCAGTCAGCTCGAGTCGACCGTCTTCACCATCGGCGAAGCGTCGGGCCCCCTCGCGCCGATCTACGCCGCCGACGGCAAGATCGATGAGTTCCTGCTCCCCGAGGACGCCGCCTCGCGAGACGCGGCCATCCAGAAGGCGGTCGAGGCAGGCCTCGTCGATAATAAGCCCAACGTCATCGTCAAAGCCGATAAGAGCGTCGCCTACCGCCACGTGGCGGCAGTGGTGACCAGCATCTCGCGCGTCGAAGGAGTGAACCTCCACCTCGCCGTCCTCGATACCGATTAGTTCAAGGCGTCCTGAGCCACCCCATGGCGACTCCCCCACCACCTCCCGAAGAACCGCGCTCCGGCCCCCGGCCGAGCCCGTGGGCCCGCGCGCGCCGCAACGCGGCCGAGGAGGAAGGGGACATGGACATGACGCCGATGGTCGACGTCACGTTCCTGTTGTTGATCTTCTTCATGATCACCGCGGCGTTCGCGCTGCAGAAAGCGATCGCGGTGCCGCCGGTGAAGGACGACGACTCGGCGCCGACCCAATCGATCGACGAGTTAGAGGAAGACTCGATCATCGTCCGCCTCGACGGCGACAACGTCTACTGGGTCATGTGCCCCGCCTGGACCGAAGAGGTCAAGGCGCCCAGCCGCCAAGACATGCGCAACCTCGTCCGCGCTGCCCGGAAAGGCCAGATGCCCGACGGCGCCGCCGGCTCCAGCGGTGGTTATCGCAAGATGCTGGTCCAAGCCAGCGGCGACGCGACGCACGAGTTCGTCGTCTCGGCCCTCGACGCGGGGAGCGGCGCCGGCGTTGAAGAGATCCGCCTGATGAGTGTCGAAGACGAGTATTAACCGCCCCCCGTGCCGCACGACTTTCTCGCAAAGAGACCCCCGACCCGATGGCGACCGCCAAACAATTCCTCGAAGCGATCGAGCTCCAGAAGCTCGTCTCTAGCGATGTGCTCGACGAGCTGTACGAGGAGTACCGCGCGAGCGGCGGCGCGATCACCGCGGAGGCCCTCGCTAAGAAACTCCAGTCGCGCGGCCTGATCACCGACGGCAAAGCGGCGACCCTCCTGCAAGCCTCCAGCGAGAGTTTTATTCAGGTCGGATCGGGCATCCTCAACCCCGCCAACCCGACGCCTGTCGCGCCGGACGATCCCTTCGATTCGGACCTCGAAACCAAGAAGACTAAGGGCGGCGTCAAACGAGACGCGGCCGGCCGGCGGAAGCACGTCCAGAAGTCCCACAAGAACGACTTCGACTCGCCGCTGTTGCTGCTTGGCGGCGGCGCCCTGGCGCTCCTCGCGCTCGGCGGCATCGCCTTGGTGGTGGTGATGAACCTCCAGTCGGGCGATCAACTGCTCGAGTCGGCCCAATCGGCCTACGCCAGCGGCTCGTACGCGCAAGCCCGTGAAGTGTACGAAGAGTTCGTCGAGGACTTCGAGGGCAACGCCCGGTGGAGCGAGGCCCGCGTCAAGCTCGCCGTCGTGCGGTTGCGGCAACAGACCGAGACCGCCAGCGACTGGCCCGCCGCGCTCGCGACCGCCCAGCAAGAGCTGCCGCAGATCGAAGACGAGGAGGCGTTCTCCGAGAACCGCGGCGAGTTCGCCTCGATCTTGCCGCGTATCGCCCGCGGCCTCGCCGACTCGGCCGACCGCGCTTCCGGCGGCGCCGACTTCGACAACGAGAAGGTCGAGGGGCTCGTGAACCAAGCGACCGAAGCGCTCACGCTGGTCAACAACACCAAGTACGTCCCCAAGTCGTTGCGCGACGAACGCGAAGTCACCGCGATCAACGACCTGCTCGACCGCGTCGCCCGGCGTCGCGAGGCGCTCGACGACCTCGGCAAGACGCTGACGGCGATCGAAGCGGCGACTTCCAGCGGCGACATCGAAGCGGCCTACAAGGCGCGGACCGCGTTCGTCGATCGGCGCCCCGAGCTGCGTGACGACCCCCGCCTGGCGGAGAAACTCGCAGCCGCGGTGGAAGCCGAACGCAGCCAAGTGAAGTTCACTCCCGAGCCCGCCGACGCCGTCACGACCGAAGCCGAATCGCCGGTTGCCCTCGCGCTGCCCCTCGTCAACCCGCGCCGCGACGGCGCGGCGACGGCCGACGGCGTGTTCACGGCGACCTTCCACGGCGTCACCTACGCCGTCAACGCAGCGGACGGGACGCTCGCTTGGCGCCGGCCGGTTGGGGTGCGACTGGCGGAGACGAATGCGGTGACCCTGGGCGACGATCGGCTGCTGCTTGATCACCGCAGCGGTGAGTTGGTGCGCGTCAACGCCGCGACCGGTGAACTCATCTGGCGGACGCCGGTCGAAGGCCCCGAAGCGCCCCTCTTCGAGCCGACGATCGCTGGCGAGCGGGTGCTCGTCGCGAGCGAATCGGGCCGCCTCTGGTCCTTCGACGCCGCCAGCGGCGCGCGGGTTGGCGCGACCGAGTTCGCCCAGCCGCTGCGTTCGGCGCCGGCGATCGACGCCGAGACCGGCAGGGCCTACGTCGCGGGTCAGCAGTCGAGTCTCTACACGCTCGACACCGAGTCGCTGGAGTGCATCGGCGTGCGTTTCACGGGTCACGCCCCGGGGACGGTCCTCACGCCGCCGTTGGCGATCGGCGGTCGCGTCGCGATCATCGAGAACACCGGCGCCGAAACGAGCCGGCTTAGCGTCTACGCGACCGATGAGTCGGGTGTCGTCGGGTCCCAGCTCGGCGAATGGCGCCTGGAAGGGATCGTCTCGACGCCCGCGGTCGTCTCGGCGCGGCGGTTCTTGGTGGCGACCGAGTCGGGCGCTGTTTACTTGTTCGAGGTGACCGC from Botrimarina mediterranea encodes:
- a CDS encoding MotA/TolQ/ExbB proton channel family protein, whose product is MKFELLFKIVEYITFIGLGGIAIWGVFNLILVWRRVAMVRFRDEEELDAFIEAIDEPVTAKRYDDAIALCGEDRRAMPQLALYAIMNREQGAERVERQLAERFQLDVMSDIDYRLSWVATVIKSAPMIGLLGTVVGMMGAFSNLSSGTKVDTGQMAEDIMFALITTACGLSIAVPLLLAREGINVQIRKMEDLVTAGVSQILEVLRLR
- a CDS encoding DEAD/DEAH box helicase; amino-acid sequence: MKFADLGLAEPFFRAVKELGYEVATPIQAQAIPSILAGCDLIGCAQTGTGKTAAFTLPMLDRLVQSTPKRDTNTAQPEQQESTVERPNRPERRRNRHGATPKPRTIRGLVLAPTRELAAQIGASLNRYGKHTALRNAIIYGGVSQVPQVKALRHGVDVLVATPGRLLDLVNQGYVELKHVQVLVFDEADQMLDMGFLPDLKRIERLVPRERQTLMFSATMPEPIRQIANEWLHNPVSVQVTPVSTPADRIEQSVHFVDQKQKPDLLTQLLHETARGRTLVFSRTKHGADKIVKHLERKGLEAAAIHGNKSQGARNRALERFKGKNPPVLVATDIAARGLDIREVTHIVNYDLPEVPETYVHRIGRTARAGAEGIAFSFCAGDERGLLRQIERLMKVSIRIEPTLDGFEPTEPISHGTTRKKSGGRGGRSGGSQGKPKGPIKLESTGKPRRPSRNKAKSSGSGGAKPAGNRAAGATATATRPPKKKSRHRSAI
- a CDS encoding response regulator, which encodes MGRLHDEHPMTVSPRILLVDDEELLLRSLERGLRCEFDVTTACSAPHAEALLTGRNHYDIVVTDLAMPGIGGIEFLEQVAPQHPDTCFIILSGWVSDEAREQADALGCVYRILNKPIGVQQLVEVIREAASGQQPEPYPAAAGSAH
- a CDS encoding PQQ-binding-like beta-propeller repeat protein; this translates as MATAKQFLEAIELQKLVSSDVLDELYEEYRASGGAITAEALAKKLQSRGLITDGKAATLLQASSESFIQVGSGILNPANPTPVAPDDPFDSDLETKKTKGGVKRDAAGRRKHVQKSHKNDFDSPLLLLGGGALALLALGGIALVVVMNLQSGDQLLESAQSAYASGSYAQAREVYEEFVEDFEGNARWSEARVKLAVVRLRQQTETASDWPAALATAQQELPQIEDEEAFSENRGEFASILPRIARGLADSADRASGGADFDNEKVEGLVNQATEALTLVNNTKYVPKSLRDEREVTAINDLLDRVARRREALDDLGKTLTAIEAATSSGDIEAAYKARTAFVDRRPELRDDPRLAEKLAAAVEAERSQVKFTPEPADAVTTEAESPVALALPLVNPRRDGAATADGVFTATFHGVTYAVNAADGTLAWRRPVGVRLAETNAVTLGDDRLLLDHRSGELVRVNAATGELIWRTPVEGPEAPLFEPTIAGERVLVASESGRLWSFDAASGARVGATEFAQPLRSAPAIDAETGRAYVAGQQSSLYTLDTESLECIGVRFTGHAPGTVLTPPLAIGGRVAIIENTGAETSRLSVYATDESGVVGSQLGEWRLEGIVSTPAVVSARRFLVATESGAVYLFEVTAAKEGAPLTLIASQPAQPGEKRRRSVVESRGEVWIAGEGLRRTAASLADSRLAPRDLPDACTGDLFVGPIVKNGDAVLHARVRKGAPGLTVAASDSRTGRLLWETDLAAPPLGAPIYSDSARAVVASTVTGQSHLIGPPEVRARQSTQPDAEPSRPQVFDAVARLASTDSALAKMGGGEWLAVRVAPRAGSRAVSLPGELACEPVTMGEGVLTPLAIGQVHLLDLAGQPLATPFQPRVAAGSPIQWTKPAVAGPVAVLTDGAETVYCLAIDSSASASLVERASAKLPTSAAPAAAAIVGQQAVVALADNSLAAFSLPSLDASGTLPLPGAIVWGPYAAGDVALLATADELVAVNPSSEPAIAWRAPLDNAKPVGEPLVDGDGVAVAFADGRLVRFASASGDASATLELGQPLGSGPTAYGPRWLVSAADGAVLVVTHP
- a CDS encoding ExbD/TolR family protein codes for the protein MATPPPPPEEPRSGPRPSPWARARRNAAEEEGDMDMTPMVDVTFLLLIFFMITAAFALQKAIAVPPVKDDDSAPTQSIDELEEDSIIVRLDGDNVYWVMCPAWTEEVKAPSRQDMRNLVRAARKGQMPDGAAGSSGGYRKMLVQASGDATHEFVVSALDAGSGAGVEEIRLMSVEDEY
- a CDS encoding ExbD/TolR family protein, encoding MPFNPDAATLSPSLRRAKPGAGEDEVDITPMIDITFLLLIFFLVTSTPDQESSVRLPEALHGEAVSQLESTVFTIGEASGPLAPIYAADGKIDEFLLPEDAASRDAAIQKAVEAGLVDNKPNVIVKADKSVAYRHVAAVVTSISRVEGVNLHLAVLDTD